One segment of Arcanobacterium haemolyticum DSM 20595 DNA contains the following:
- the lysS gene encoding lysine--tRNA ligase — MNTNENIAEEIVDDTPEQIQVRKEKRARLLAEGRQAYAAELPLDSTIVDVREGYVVADVDADGNVVEPPAGTARVLVPGEETEDMVGIAGRVMFMRPSGKIAFVVLQDGAGTRIQVIFSLANVGKEALDALKADVDLGDFIFVNGHVGTSKRGELSVFAHVWEMASKAIRPLPKTFTTADGQEMALSEESRVRARHLDLITRQGARDMIRIRAKVMRSLRDTFDAERFIELETPILQVLHGGAAARPFTTHINAYDQDLYLRIATELYLKRAVVGGVERVYEIGKNFRNEGADSSHSPEFTALEAYEAYGTYDSMARLTRDLVQNAARDVFGSTTVTLADGTEYDLGGEWDTITLYESLSEAVGEEVTVETPREHLVKIAEKYGVKVKDYAVAGKIAEDIWEELVGDKLWAPTFVRDFPEDTSPLTRNHRTKPGLTEKWDLYIRGVETATAYSELADPVIQRERLTAQSLDAANGDPEAMQLDEDFIEAMEQGFPPAGGMGMGIDRLLMALTGLGIRETITFPFVKPRG, encoded by the coding sequence GTGAACACCAACGAAAATATTGCTGAAGAGATTGTTGACGATACCCCGGAACAAATCCAGGTTCGTAAAGAAAAGCGCGCCCGTTTGTTGGCGGAAGGCCGGCAGGCATACGCTGCGGAACTTCCTCTTGACTCAACGATCGTGGATGTGCGTGAAGGTTACGTAGTAGCTGACGTGGATGCGGACGGAAACGTGGTTGAACCTCCGGCCGGGACCGCGCGCGTTTTGGTGCCTGGTGAAGAAACAGAGGACATGGTTGGTATCGCCGGCCGCGTCATGTTCATGCGCCCATCGGGCAAGATCGCGTTTGTTGTGCTCCAAGATGGTGCAGGCACCCGTATCCAGGTGATCTTCTCGCTTGCCAATGTTGGCAAGGAGGCGCTTGACGCATTGAAGGCCGATGTGGATCTGGGCGATTTTATTTTCGTGAACGGCCACGTGGGTACCTCTAAGCGTGGCGAACTTTCCGTGTTTGCGCACGTGTGGGAGATGGCGTCGAAGGCCATTCGCCCGTTGCCGAAGACTTTTACTACTGCTGACGGCCAGGAAATGGCGCTCAGTGAAGAATCGCGTGTGCGTGCGCGGCATTTGGATCTGATTACCCGCCAGGGTGCCCGTGATATGATCCGGATCCGCGCCAAGGTGATGCGTTCGTTGCGCGATACGTTCGATGCCGAGCGGTTCATTGAACTCGAAACGCCGATTTTACAGGTGTTGCACGGCGGCGCTGCGGCACGTCCGTTCACCACGCACATTAACGCTTATGATCAGGATCTATACCTGCGTATCGCCACCGAACTGTATTTGAAGCGTGCGGTTGTTGGCGGCGTTGAGCGCGTGTATGAAATCGGCAAGAACTTCCGTAACGAAGGCGCGGATTCGTCGCACTCCCCAGAGTTCACGGCGCTCGAAGCGTACGAAGCATACGGTACGTACGATTCGATGGCTCGTTTGACTCGCGATTTGGTACAGAATGCGGCACGGGACGTTTTTGGTTCGACCACGGTCACGTTGGCCGATGGCACCGAATATGATTTGGGCGGCGAATGGGACACGATTACTCTCTACGAATCGCTTTCTGAAGCGGTTGGTGAAGAGGTCACTGTTGAAACGCCACGCGAACACCTGGTGAAGATTGCTGAAAAGTATGGCGTCAAGGTGAAGGATTACGCCGTTGCCGGCAAGATTGCTGAGGATATTTGGGAAGAACTCGTGGGCGATAAGCTCTGGGCTCCAACCTTTGTGCGTGACTTCCCAGAAGACACCTCACCACTGACTCGTAACCACCGCACCAAGCCAGGCCTCACTGAAAAGTGGGATCTCTACATTCGTGGTGTGGAAACGGCTACCGCATACTCTGAACTGGCTGATCCGGTTATCCAACGTGAACGCTTGACTGCGCAATCGCTGGACGCCGCCAACGGTGATCCGGAAGCAATGCAGCTTGATGAAGATTTCATCGAAGCAATGGAGCAGGGCTTCCCGCCAGCCGGCGGTATGGGTATGGGCATCGATCGCCTCCTCATGGCCCTCACCGGCTTGGGTATCCGCGAAACGATCACCTTCCCGTTTGTGAAGCCACGCGGCTGA
- the glpK gene encoding glycerol kinase GlpK, whose amino-acid sequence MTEKKYVIAIDQGTTSSRAIIFNHSGEIVSIGQKEHEQIFPKAGWVEHNPIEIRNNIRQVIGEALAKADINRHEIASVGITNQRETAVVWDKTTGEPIYNAIVWQDTRTDKIVRELAGEEGLDKYKETCGLPLATYFSGPKVKWILDNVEGAREKAEAGDLLFGNTDCWVLWNLTGGPNGGVHVTDVTNASRTMLMDVRKLQWDEGICADMGIPMSMLPEIRSSSEVYGKAAKNSLLIDTPIAGILGDQQAATFGQACFEKGMAKNTYGTGCFMLINTGNEAVTSENGLLTTVCYKIGEQEAVYALEGSIAVTGSLVQWLRDNLGIISTAPEIEALAETVEDNGGVYFVPAFSGLFAPYWKDDARGAIVGLTRYNNKGHLARAVLEATAFQTAEVLEAMNADADAALAQLRVDGGMTANDTLMQFQADLLGVEVVVPEVAETTALGAAYAAGIAVGFWSGEDDVVANWKEAKRFTPKMDKEERDRQMRLWKKAVTRTFDWVDEDTTH is encoded by the coding sequence ATGACTGAGAAAAAGTACGTTATTGCAATCGATCAAGGCACCACATCGTCACGTGCCATCATCTTCAACCACTCAGGCGAAATCGTCTCTATTGGGCAAAAAGAACACGAACAAATCTTCCCCAAAGCCGGCTGGGTAGAACACAACCCAATCGAAATCCGTAACAACATTCGCCAAGTGATAGGTGAAGCGCTCGCCAAAGCAGACATCAACCGCCACGAAATCGCCTCCGTAGGTATCACAAACCAGCGCGAAACCGCAGTTGTCTGGGACAAAACCACCGGCGAACCAATCTACAATGCAATCGTGTGGCAGGATACGCGAACCGATAAAATCGTGCGCGAACTCGCAGGCGAAGAAGGCCTAGATAAATACAAAGAAACATGCGGCCTCCCACTCGCAACCTACTTCTCCGGCCCGAAAGTCAAATGGATCCTCGATAACGTCGAAGGCGCCCGTGAAAAGGCAGAAGCCGGCGATCTCCTCTTCGGAAACACGGATTGCTGGGTACTTTGGAACCTGACCGGCGGGCCAAACGGAGGTGTCCACGTCACTGACGTCACCAACGCATCTCGCACCATGCTCATGGACGTACGCAAACTCCAATGGGACGAAGGAATCTGTGCCGATATGGGCATCCCGATGTCCATGCTCCCAGAAATCCGCTCCTCCTCCGAAGTCTACGGAAAGGCCGCCAAGAACTCCCTACTCATCGACACCCCAATCGCAGGCATCCTCGGCGATCAGCAGGCCGCAACCTTCGGGCAGGCCTGCTTCGAGAAAGGCATGGCCAAGAACACCTACGGAACCGGCTGCTTCATGCTCATCAACACCGGCAACGAAGCAGTCACCTCCGAAAACGGCCTGCTCACCACCGTGTGCTACAAGATCGGCGAACAAGAAGCCGTGTATGCGCTCGAAGGCTCCATCGCCGTTACCGGTTCACTCGTTCAATGGCTCCGTGACAACCTGGGCATCATCTCCACCGCCCCAGAAATCGAAGCCCTGGCTGAAACCGTAGAAGACAACGGCGGCGTGTACTTCGTGCCAGCCTTCTCAGGCCTATTCGCGCCTTACTGGAAGGATGACGCCCGCGGGGCGATCGTTGGTTTGACCCGGTACAACAACAAGGGGCACCTGGCGCGCGCAGTCCTAGAAGCAACCGCATTCCAGACCGCCGAAGTGCTCGAGGCCATGAACGCGGATGCCGATGCCGCACTGGCGCAGCTGCGCGTGGACGGCGGCATGACAGCCAATGATACACTCATGCAGTTCCAGGCAGATCTGCTTGGCGTGGAAGTTGTTGTTCCTGAAGTTGCCGAAACCACCGCGTTGGGCGCCGCCTATGCTGCCGGTATCGCTGTTGGCTTCTGGAGCGGCGAAGATGACGTTGTGGCTAACTGGAAGGAAGCCAAGCGCTTCACGCCAAAGATGGACAAGGAGGAGCGCGACCGCCAGATGCGACTCTGGAAGAAGGCCGTAACCCGCACCTTCGACTGGGTGGACGAAGACACCACGCACTGA
- a CDS encoding MIP/aquaporin family protein, producing MSLLEVFISETIGTALLITLGVGVVATTLLTKSKGKGTGWLLINFGWGFAVMIGVYGAWKTGGHLNPAVTLGIAATGAEEFVPGVAITAASILTYIAGQMVGAMIGATLAWLAFKDHYNAHENQAEILGTFATGPEIRNYTSNVITEAIGTFVLLTWVILSGATPTELGPLAVALVIVSIGASLGGPTGYAINPARDLGPRIMHAILPIKGKGGSDWAYSWVPIVGPIIGGVLAGLIFGANTLNLAGL from the coding sequence ATGAGTCTTTTAGAGGTCTTTATTTCCGAAACCATCGGTACTGCCCTACTGATCACGCTCGGTGTTGGCGTTGTTGCAACCACACTCCTCACCAAATCAAAGGGTAAAGGAACCGGTTGGCTTCTGATCAACTTCGGCTGGGGTTTCGCAGTCATGATCGGTGTTTATGGAGCATGGAAGACCGGCGGCCACCTCAACCCAGCCGTCACCCTCGGTATCGCCGCCACCGGCGCTGAAGAATTCGTGCCAGGCGTTGCAATCACCGCCGCATCTATCCTCACCTACATCGCCGGCCAAATGGTTGGTGCAATGATCGGCGCTACCCTCGCATGGCTAGCCTTCAAGGATCACTACAACGCTCACGAAAACCAGGCAGAAATCCTCGGCACCTTCGCAACCGGCCCAGAAATTCGCAACTACACCTCAAACGTGATCACCGAGGCCATCGGAACATTCGTCCTCCTCACCTGGGTTATCCTCTCCGGCGCAACCCCAACAGAACTCGGCCCACTAGCAGTCGCGCTCGTGATCGTCTCCATCGGCGCATCACTCGGTGGCCCAACCGGATACGCCATCAACCCAGCCCGTGATCTCGGCCCACGTATCATGCACGCCATCCTCCCAATCAAAGGCAAGGGCGGCTCCGACTGGGCATACTCCTGGGTACCAATCGTTGGCCCAATCATCGGCGGCGTACTCGCCGGCCTCATCTTCGGCGCCAACACACTCAACCTAGCCGGACTCTAA
- a CDS encoding uridine kinase family protein produces MSTPLSNDGLFDLPDSAQRVPHAKVILVTGPSGSGKTRFASRTGLPVVSLDDFYYDGDRPGLPRRHGMVDWDSPSTWDREGSVNALVELCTKDETTVPIYDMPSSKRVSDRILRMDGRRIVLAEGIFAAEIVDDLKKEGILADALCIARPRVQTFWFRLMRDLDEARKPLPNLLRRGIAHFFHEPQMYRDLEAKGARKVSYTEAQEVLTQMLAAQRWSIQ; encoded by the coding sequence ATGTCCACTCCACTTAGTAATGACGGCTTGTTTGATCTTCCCGATAGCGCCCAGCGCGTCCCGCACGCGAAGGTTATTTTGGTTACCGGGCCTTCGGGTAGTGGTAAGACTCGTTTCGCATCCCGCACCGGTTTGCCTGTGGTTTCGTTGGATGATTTTTATTACGACGGCGATCGGCCAGGCCTGCCACGCCGCCACGGCATGGTTGATTGGGATTCTCCTTCTACGTGGGATCGTGAAGGTTCTGTGAATGCTCTGGTGGAGTTGTGTACCAAGGATGAAACTACTGTGCCGATTTACGATATGCCGTCTAGCAAGCGGGTGAGCGATCGGATTTTACGCATGGACGGCCGCCGCATCGTGTTGGCTGAAGGCATTTTTGCTGCAGAAATCGTGGACGATCTGAAGAAGGAAGGCATTTTGGCTGATGCGTTGTGCATCGCCCGCCCCCGCGTACAAACGTTCTGGTTCCGGTTAATGCGCGATCTGGATGAAGCACGCAAACCATTACCGAATCTGTTGCGGCGCGGTATTGCACATTTCTTCCACGAACCACAAATGTATCGGGATCTAGAAGCGAAGGGCGCCCGCAAGGTGTCCTACACGGAAGCACAGGAAGTGCTGACTCAAATGTTGGCAGCTCAACGCTGGTCAATCCAGTAA
- a CDS encoding anaerobic glycerol-3-phosphate dehydrogenase subunit C yields the protein MSLEYAKASLARMSLDSCVKCTICESQCPVIRSTDLFTGPKFVGPQAERFRAGASVDVSLDYCSGCGICTTSCPQGVKIAEINAQARAVMKADHMPLRDRIIPETILEGMLLTPVAPIANAVLKNKPIRTVIEKVVGVHRDAPMPKARMQTFHGWYKKHKRQRDAKLGADYVAPRGPVVFFHGCAGGYFEVETSKATVEVLEYLGFEVLVPKQGCCGLAHQSNGLFDRAESQVKKLARQLAEAGDDLTIIGSSGSCAGMLRHEAHEIMGVDDPVVMDVGKRMVELSEFMLELIDNNNFPVEDLKRWDVTIPYHQPCQVKSQGIGMPAIRMMETIPGVTVVESGQPCCGIAGTYGLKKEKYEIAQRVGKPLFDMVKDTNPNLAACETDTCRWQIAKGTGAKVVHPIQIIHQALGLGSVLK from the coding sequence ATGAGTCTGGAGTATGCAAAGGCATCGCTTGCTCGCATGTCTCTCGATTCGTGCGTGAAGTGCACGATTTGCGAATCGCAATGCCCAGTTATCCGCTCAACCGATCTGTTTACTGGCCCAAAGTTTGTGGGCCCGCAGGCAGAGCGTTTCCGTGCGGGGGCATCGGTTGACGTTTCGCTAGATTACTGTTCTGGTTGCGGTATTTGTACGACGTCGTGCCCACAGGGCGTGAAGATCGCAGAAATCAACGCGCAGGCTCGTGCGGTAATGAAGGCCGATCACATGCCGTTGCGTGATCGCATCATTCCTGAAACGATCCTCGAAGGCATGCTGCTCACCCCTGTAGCGCCGATCGCCAACGCCGTGTTAAAGAACAAGCCAATCCGTACCGTGATTGAGAAGGTTGTGGGCGTTCACCGCGATGCCCCAATGCCGAAGGCGCGTATGCAGACTTTCCACGGCTGGTATAAGAAGCACAAGCGCCAGCGCGATGCGAAGTTGGGTGCCGATTACGTGGCGCCTCGCGGGCCAGTAGTGTTCTTCCACGGCTGTGCGGGCGGCTACTTTGAGGTGGAAACATCGAAAGCCACGGTGGAAGTGCTGGAGTACTTGGGATTTGAGGTGCTGGTTCCGAAGCAGGGTTGTTGCGGCTTGGCACATCAATCAAACGGTTTGTTCGATCGCGCCGAATCTCAGGTGAAGAAGTTGGCGCGCCAACTGGCGGAGGCCGGTGACGATCTGACCATCATCGGTTCGTCCGGTTCATGTGCGGGCATGTTGCGCCACGAAGCGCACGAAATCATGGGCGTGGATGATCCGGTTGTAATGGACGTAGGCAAGCGCATGGTTGAGCTGTCTGAATTCATGTTGGAGCTGATCGACAACAACAATTTCCCCGTGGAAGATCTGAAGCGTTGGGACGTGACTATCCCATACCATCAACCGTGCCAGGTGAAGTCGCAAGGTATTGGTATGCCTGCGATTCGCATGATGGAAACGATTCCTGGTGTTACGGTTGTGGAGTCCGGCCAGCCGTGTTGCGGCATCGCAGGTACGTACGGCCTAAAGAAGGAAAAGTATGAGATCGCGCAGCGCGTTGGCAAGCCACTATTCGACATGGTGAAGGACACGAACCCGAACCTTGCCGCGTGTGAAACCGATACGTGCCGTTGGCAGATTGCCAAGGGAACTGGCGCAAAGGTTGTGCATCCGATTCAGATTATTCACCAGGCGCTTGGACTTGGTTCCGTCCTGAAGTAG
- the glpB gene encoding glycerol-3-phosphate dehydrogenase subunit GlpB, producing MKIVVVGAGLAGLSAAMMLTEAGHRVEIVSKGIGGLLLSTGGLDVAGWNADGTPVSQPFEAVESYAGSEHPYAKIGAESVRKGIGWLSSRTPAFHFPAGDETNALIPTPVGAVRPMLGLHSTMVGLENGQKIAVVGIKQFKDFPAQFIADNLSRSPYVDVQARAVEISMNIRSHEADSAGTNIARFLDTSEGQTAFVDALRGKVEPDEIVLLPAVLGLDPRTFGVLSDALGVRLSEVPVAPPSIPGRRINDALVAAAKASRVDLSNNAQVIGCEHENGRITAVHIQRAGRVTVSKVDAVIHAGGGFESGSLTRSPEGDIRERAFDLPVRETADIFASGVRVDASMHPVDESGAVVFQNMYLAGSIIGGSHAPVEKSGEGIALGSAWAAAHAAMSEGENR from the coding sequence ATGAAGATCGTTGTTGTTGGCGCAGGCCTAGCCGGTTTATCGGCGGCGATGATGCTCACCGAAGCTGGCCATCGCGTAGAAATCGTATCCAAAGGTATCGGCGGTTTGTTACTCTCCACCGGCGGGCTGGATGTTGCCGGCTGGAACGCAGACGGCACCCCAGTTTCGCAGCCGTTTGAGGCCGTGGAATCCTACGCCGGATCCGAACACCCATACGCGAAGATCGGCGCAGAATCAGTGCGCAAGGGAATCGGCTGGCTATCCTCCCGCACGCCAGCCTTCCACTTCCCGGCAGGCGACGAAACCAACGCGTTGATCCCAACCCCCGTTGGGGCTGTGCGGCCAATGCTCGGACTCCACTCCACCATGGTTGGCTTGGAAAACGGGCAAAAGATCGCCGTTGTGGGAATCAAGCAGTTCAAAGATTTCCCAGCCCAGTTCATTGCAGACAACCTGAGCCGCTCCCCTTACGTGGATGTTCAGGCACGTGCAGTAGAAATAAGCATGAATATTCGCTCGCATGAAGCCGATTCAGCAGGAACAAATATCGCCCGTTTTCTTGACACCTCGGAGGGCCAAACTGCGTTTGTTGATGCCCTACGCGGCAAGGTTGAACCAGATGAAATCGTTCTCCTGCCAGCTGTTCTTGGGCTCGATCCACGCACGTTCGGCGTGTTGAGCGATGCACTTGGCGTGCGCCTGAGCGAAGTGCCGGTTGCCCCGCCGTCGATCCCAGGCCGCCGTATCAACGATGCGCTTGTTGCCGCCGCGAAAGCTTCCCGCGTGGACCTGTCCAATAACGCGCAAGTGATCGGGTGCGAACACGAAAACGGCCGTATCACAGCCGTTCATATCCAGCGCGCAGGACGCGTCACGGTATCCAAAGTTGACGCCGTGATCCATGCCGGTGGCGGATTCGAATCCGGTTCGCTCACCCGCTCCCCAGAAGGTGACATCCGCGAGCGCGCATTCGATCTCCCTGTACGCGAAACGGCAGACATCTTCGCATCGGGCGTGCGTGTTGACGCATCGATGCACCCGGTTGATGAATCGGGCGCGGTAGTTTTCCAGAATATGTATCTGGCCGGATCGATCATCGGCGGCTCCCATGCTCCGGTGGAAAAGTCTGGTGAAGGAATTGCGTTGGGTTCGGCGTGGGCGGCTGCTCATGCTGCTATGAGCGAAGGAGAAAACCGATGA
- the glpA gene encoding anaerobic glycerol-3-phosphate dehydrogenase subunit GlpA — translation MKTLSTDVVVIGGGATGAGILRDLAMRGFHAIMLERADVAQGTSGRFHGLLHSGGRYVVSDPRSATECAEENVIMRKIHADAVEETGGLFVVTPEDPLDFSDKFIQGARDTGVPCEEISIAEALRMEPRLNPGIKRAFAVEDGAVDGWRMCWGLIESARSLGSLALTYHKATKINNESGAVSSVIAHNERTGEDVQIDCRAVINAAGPWAGQVAAMAGAHGVDVVPGRGIMIAMNHRLSHRVINRCIHPADGDIIVPAHTVSIIGTTDKAVADPDFLEIEHDEVIQMLEAGEVLIPGFKNSRAVHVWAGARPLVKDSRVSASDTRHMSRGMAIIDHGERDGISGMFTIAGGKLTTYRLMAKNVVDALMEHWGENRPCVTETEAVPSAAGKRTHRNSDRLAKVEATRDHDPVLCECELVTRSMIEDQLEQQPEANLDDVRRQTRLGMGPCQGTFCAMRAAGVMHDVYRKKSDDPVASADRTSTMLRLFTTNRFDGVYPLLYGEQMREAALNQWILQGTLDIDHLPEPSAESKKSTGDLALVHGRPVPPKTEVVGARPWGQKEGDLR, via the coding sequence ATGAAAACATTGTCAACCGATGTCGTGGTAATCGGCGGCGGAGCCACAGGCGCTGGCATCCTGCGCGATCTAGCAATGCGGGGCTTTCACGCAATCATGCTCGAACGCGCAGATGTAGCCCAAGGAACGTCAGGCCGTTTCCACGGATTACTCCACTCCGGCGGGCGCTACGTCGTCTCCGATCCACGATCCGCAACCGAATGCGCTGAAGAAAACGTCATCATGCGCAAAATCCACGCAGACGCCGTAGAAGAAACCGGCGGCCTATTCGTAGTCACCCCCGAAGATCCACTCGACTTCTCCGATAAATTCATCCAAGGCGCTCGCGATACCGGCGTGCCATGCGAAGAAATCTCCATCGCAGAAGCACTACGCATGGAACCACGCCTCAACCCAGGCATCAAACGCGCGTTCGCTGTAGAAGACGGCGCCGTTGACGGTTGGCGGATGTGCTGGGGGCTGATCGAATCGGCACGTTCGCTCGGATCGCTGGCACTGACCTACCACAAGGCCACCAAGATCAACAACGAATCCGGCGCAGTCTCCTCCGTTATTGCGCACAACGAACGCACCGGCGAAGATGTGCAGATCGATTGCCGCGCCGTGATCAACGCTGCCGGGCCGTGGGCCGGGCAGGTAGCCGCCATGGCTGGCGCGCATGGCGTTGACGTAGTGCCTGGCCGCGGCATCATGATAGCTATGAACCACCGGCTCTCTCACAGGGTAATCAACCGATGCATCCACCCGGCAGATGGTGACATCATCGTCCCAGCCCACACCGTATCTATCATAGGTACCACCGATAAGGCCGTGGCTGATCCAGACTTCCTAGAAATCGAACACGATGAAGTCATTCAAATGCTTGAAGCCGGCGAAGTCCTGATCCCTGGATTCAAGAACTCCCGTGCGGTTCACGTGTGGGCAGGCGCTCGCCCGCTCGTGAAGGATTCGCGCGTGTCTGCATCCGATACCCGCCACATGTCCCGCGGCATGGCAATCATCGATCATGGCGAACGCGATGGCATTTCTGGCATGTTCACAATCGCAGGTGGAAAGCTCACCACCTACCGTTTGATGGCAAAGAACGTGGTAGACGCGCTCATGGAACACTGGGGCGAAAATCGCCCATGTGTTACCGAAACCGAAGCAGTCCCATCCGCCGCCGGCAAACGCACCCATCGCAACTCCGATCGCCTTGCCAAAGTTGAAGCAACCCGCGATCACGATCCGGTGCTGTGCGAATGCGAACTCGTTACCCGTTCGATGATCGAAGATCAGCTCGAACAACAGCCGGAAGCCAACCTGGATGATGTTCGCCGCCAAACCCGTTTGGGCATGGGGCCATGCCAAGGCACATTCTGTGCCATGCGTGCGGCCGGGGTGATGCACGATGTCTACCGGAAGAAATCCGATGATCCTGTGGCCTCCGCAGATCGCACCTCCACCATGTTGCGCCTGTTCACCACCAACCGGTTCGACGGCGTTTACCCACTCCTCTACGGCGAACAAATGCGTGAAGCCGCATTGAACCAGTGGATTTTGCAAGGAACATTGGATATCGATCACTTGCCCGAACCAAGTGCCGAATCCAAGAAGTCCACCGGCGATCTGGCGCTCGTTCACGGCCGCCCAGTTCCGCCAAAAACCGAGGTTGTTGGAGCGCGCCCATGGGGCCAGAAAGAAGGTGATCTTCGATGA
- a CDS encoding sugar-binding transcriptional regulator, whose product MSERVSTAYEAAMMHYVQGETMETIARRLNVSRSTVSRLIKSARDEGLVQITLHPPQEVASTIATWISEAYGVRTHVVPVPFQSNEARRLNAVAQMAGVLISNAMEPNTVIGVAWGNTVSAIADHLVPRQAAGSVVVQLNGAANPSTTGIPYAGAIMEAFGRAHGSMVQHFSVPAFFDFTSTKEALWRERSIASVRKLQASADVAVFGVGSVSGQNISLVYSGGYLSPEDLMTIKDDGVVGDVCTVLLRADGTWRDLPINERASGPTPDELMQIGRRLCVVSGVDKVVATRAALRAGVVTDLIIDEDAAARLREIS is encoded by the coding sequence ATGAGCGAACGTGTTAGTACAGCCTATGAAGCGGCGATGATGCACTATGTTCAGGGCGAAACGATGGAGACTATTGCGCGCCGGCTCAACGTTTCTCGTTCTACGGTTTCGCGCCTTATTAAGTCTGCGCGTGATGAGGGTTTGGTTCAGATTACGTTGCATCCGCCGCAGGAAGTTGCGTCCACGATTGCGACGTGGATTAGTGAAGCATATGGGGTGCGTACGCATGTGGTTCCTGTTCCGTTTCAATCGAATGAGGCGCGCCGCCTGAATGCGGTTGCGCAGATGGCGGGCGTGTTGATTTCTAACGCGATGGAGCCGAATACGGTTATTGGTGTGGCGTGGGGGAATACGGTTTCTGCGATTGCAGATCATTTGGTTCCGCGCCAGGCTGCGGGTTCTGTTGTGGTTCAGTTGAACGGTGCGGCAAATCCGTCTACTACGGGTATTCCGTATGCGGGCGCGATTATGGAGGCGTTTGGCCGCGCGCACGGGAGCATGGTTCAGCACTTTTCGGTTCCGGCGTTTTTTGATTTCACGTCCACGAAGGAGGCGTTGTGGCGGGAGCGTTCGATTGCGTCGGTGCGTAAGTTGCAGGCGTCTGCCGACGTGGCCGTGTTTGGCGTGGGTTCCGTTTCTGGCCAGAACATCTCGTTGGTTTATTCGGGCGGGTATTTGAGTCCGGAAGATTTGATGACGATTAAAGACGACGGCGTGGTGGGAGACGTCTGTACCGTTCTTCTTCGCGCCGATGGTACGTGGCGTGATTTGCCGATTAACGAACGCGCGTCTGGCCCAACTCCGGATGAGTTGATGCAGATTGGACGGCGTTTGTGTGTGGTGTCAGGCGTGGATAAGGTGGTTGCTACGCGCGCCGCGCTGCGTGCCGGGGTTGTCACGGATTTGATTATCGACGAAGATGCCGCCGCTCGCCTTCGCGAAATTTCGTAG
- a CDS encoding HhH-GPD family protein: protein MTNLNPNLLYTELTEWFACNARPLPWRETRDPWAILLCEVMSQQTPVARVEPTWYAWLERWPTPADLAAASPADVLLAWDRMGYPRRALRLRECAQAITERFDGQVPRTRDDLLSLPGIGPYTADAVLAFAYEDYSVVLDTNIRRVLARWHGEALPAPAQTKAELARATSLVPTNPQKAWRWNASIMEFGALICTARNAKCVECPVVDTCGWKNAGYPSDSYASTRTPQKWAGTNRQARGAIMAVFRTNPHESYAESVLEELSKLPSERFVPALESLKTDKLVTQADDGRLHLPAA from the coding sequence ATGACTAACCTGAATCCTAATCTGCTCTACACCGAATTGACGGAGTGGTTTGCGTGCAATGCTCGCCCACTTCCGTGGCGCGAAACCCGTGATCCGTGGGCGATTTTGTTGTGCGAAGTGATGAGCCAGCAGACTCCCGTAGCTCGCGTGGAACCAACATGGTATGCGTGGCTAGAACGCTGGCCCACCCCAGCCGACCTCGCAGCTGCCTCCCCCGCGGACGTCCTTTTGGCGTGGGATCGCATGGGCTACCCACGGCGCGCATTGCGCTTACGCGAATGCGCGCAAGCAATCACCGAACGCTTCGATGGCCAGGTTCCGCGCACGCGCGACGATCTGCTGAGCCTTCCCGGGATTGGGCCATATACAGCCGATGCCGTGCTGGCCTTCGCCTACGAAGATTATTCCGTTGTCCTGGATACGAACATTCGGCGAGTGTTGGCCCGCTGGCACGGCGAAGCCCTGCCAGCCCCCGCGCAAACAAAAGCCGAACTGGCCAGAGCAACATCGTTGGTGCCAACCAATCCTCAAAAGGCGTGGCGCTGGAACGCTTCTATCATGGAATTTGGGGCGTTGATATGCACGGCACGAAATGCGAAATGTGTAGAGTGCCCCGTCGTCGATACCTGTGGCTGGAAAAACGCAGGCTACCCGTCAGATAGTTACGCAAGCACGCGAACACCTCAAAAATGGGCCGGAACCAACCGGCAAGCGCGCGGCGCAATCATGGCTGTTTTCCGCACGAATCCACACGAATCGTACGCCGAATCGGTGCTCGAAGAATTAAGCAAACTCCCTAGCGAGCGCTTCGTACCCGCGCTGGAATCCTTAAAAACAGACAAACTCGTGACGCAGGCAGACGACGGCCGGCTTCACCTGCCAGCCGCCTAA